One genomic segment of Devosia sp. includes these proteins:
- a CDS encoding VOC family protein, translated as MTLAIATISLIVDDYDAAIAFYVDRLGFELLEDTPLGPDKRWVVVAPAGGMGARLLLAKADGAEQAAMIGRQGGGRVMLFLQTDDFDRDYASFRDRGVTFLETPRHEPYGSVVVFADLYGNKWDLIAPKS; from the coding sequence ATGACCCTTGCCATCGCCACCATTTCGCTCATCGTCGATGACTACGATGCCGCCATCGCCTTTTATGTCGACCGGCTCGGCTTTGAATTGCTGGAAGACACGCCGCTGGGTCCTGACAAGCGCTGGGTGGTCGTCGCACCCGCCGGCGGCATGGGAGCAAGGCTCCTGCTGGCCAAGGCGGATGGCGCCGAGCAGGCCGCGATGATCGGCCGTCAAGGCGGCGGGCGGGTCATGCTGTTCCTGCAGACCGATGATTTCGACCGCGACTATGCAAGCTTCCGCGACCGTGGCGTGACATTCCTCGAAACCCCACGGCACGAGCCCTATGGTTCGGTCGTGGTGTTTGCTGACCTTTATGGAAACAAATGGGATTTGATCGCGCCAAAATCCTGA